From a region of the Paenibacillus segetis genome:
- a CDS encoding copper amine oxidase N-terminal domain-containing protein, translating into MKRICIVLLTCVLGFSIFQFGSSAGATSAPIVGSPKLAVLVDGRKVKFEGGEPVTENNHVQVPLRGIGEALGAKVGFSGKTVTYVKDEKTIELTLDSKLAIVDGKTVTMETAAKAVKGRTYVPLRFVSENLGETVSWDQVGNWVWIGDKEIPEIEDVTELEDLDPLRKYFIGLEFFLESFDKKFTEVRKVSYETMPVHFKNTTIMDMWMVTDGKNYGIHVRYKGPKRFVINMLCGDGNIRSRTGHVTEQTDGTYIAQFPIVEQGDSFIVNDKNWKNFKIGNVDYFFFPANYDDDSVHLFENPLK; encoded by the coding sequence ATGAAAAGGATTTGTATAGTTTTGTTAACGTGTGTTCTTGGATTTAGTATTTTTCAATTTGGTTCGTCGGCTGGAGCGACAAGTGCACCTATCGTTGGAAGTCCAAAGTTAGCGGTCCTTGTTGATGGTCGCAAGGTTAAGTTTGAAGGTGGAGAACCAGTTACGGAGAATAATCACGTCCAAGTTCCACTTCGTGGGATTGGTGAAGCGCTGGGTGCAAAAGTCGGATTCAGCGGGAAAACGGTAACGTATGTAAAAGATGAAAAAACGATTGAACTGACTTTAGACAGCAAACTTGCTATTGTCGATGGTAAAACGGTGACGATGGAAACCGCTGCAAAGGCTGTGAAGGGACGGACTTATGTACCACTACGTTTTGTTAGCGAGAATCTTGGTGAGACCGTAAGCTGGGATCAGGTTGGAAATTGGGTTTGGATTGGGGATAAAGAGATTCCTGAAATTGAAGATGTTACGGAACTAGAAGATCTTGATCCTTTAAGAAAATATTTTATTGGACTCGAATTTTTTTTAGAGTCATTTGATAAAAAATTTACTGAAGTGCGTAAAGTTTCCTATGAAACTATGCCTGTGCATTTTAAGAATACCACCATTATGGATATGTGGATGGTAACGGATGGGAAAAACTATGGGATTCATGTGAGATACAAGGGGCCAAAGAGATTTGTCATTAATATGTTATGTGGGGATGGAAATATACGTTCAAGAACAGGTCATGTCACTGAACAAACAGATGGCACATACATAGCTCAATTTCCTATTGTCGAACAAGGAGATAGTTTTATTGTTAATGATAAGAATTGGAAAAACTTTAAGATAGGGAATGTCGACTATTTCTTTTTCCCTGCAAATTATGATGATGATAGTGTTCACTTATTTGAAAATCCTCTCAAGTGA